Proteins encoded by one window of Tunturibacter psychrotolerans:
- a CDS encoding sigma 54-interacting transcriptional regulator → MATSLPTTLGSLRASEFTPARLARSVKDELRENLIAKLRASAKTKTPLFPGIVGYEDTVVPQIVNAVLSKHNFILLGLRGQAKSRILRALTTLLDPHCPYVAGSEVRDNPYAPISKFSRDLITKMGDQTPIAWMTPDDRFVEKLATPDVTVADLVGDIDPIKAARSNQDLGSELTMHYGLLPRANRGIFAINEIPDLAGKIQVALFNIMQEGDVQIKGYPVRLPLDVAIVFSANPEDYTARGKIVTPLKDRIGSEIRTHYPEDVEEGITITAQEAWSTRPASKIEIPHYIRQIVEQIAFTAREDKKVDKRSGVSQRLPISTMELVISNAERRALLHDETIAVPRVGDIYTALPGISGKIELEYEGEMRGADTVIREIIRQSVATVFDKYFANTNTQQIEQWFNLGGTVQLNDEQPASGSLEELKQIQGLIEKLSPLEINSKSKPEIAVSAAEFLLEGMYAHKRLSRTEERAFSAAEKKSRTDQASQYAERMREREIDREEAARSRTRRGFN, encoded by the coding sequence ATGGCGACCTCACTCCCTACCACTCTAGGCTCTCTCCGCGCCAGCGAATTCACCCCGGCCCGCCTCGCTCGCAGCGTCAAGGACGAGCTCCGCGAGAATCTCATCGCCAAACTTCGCGCCTCCGCGAAGACCAAAACTCCGCTCTTCCCCGGCATCGTCGGATACGAGGACACAGTCGTCCCCCAGATCGTCAACGCCGTCCTCAGCAAGCACAACTTCATCCTCCTTGGCCTCCGCGGTCAGGCAAAATCCCGCATCCTCCGTGCGCTCACCACACTCCTCGACCCGCACTGCCCCTACGTCGCCGGCTCCGAGGTTCGCGACAACCCATACGCGCCGATCTCCAAGTTCAGCCGCGACCTTATCACCAAAATGGGCGACCAAACCCCCATCGCATGGATGACGCCCGACGACCGCTTCGTCGAAAAGCTCGCCACACCCGACGTCACCGTGGCCGACCTCGTCGGCGACATCGACCCCATCAAGGCCGCACGCAGCAACCAGGATTTAGGCAGCGAGCTCACCATGCACTACGGCCTGCTTCCCCGCGCCAACCGCGGTATCTTCGCCATCAACGAGATCCCAGACCTCGCCGGAAAGATTCAAGTAGCTCTCTTCAACATCATGCAAGAGGGCGACGTACAAATTAAGGGCTACCCAGTCCGCCTCCCTCTCGACGTAGCCATCGTCTTCTCCGCCAACCCCGAGGACTACACCGCTCGCGGCAAAATCGTCACACCACTCAAAGACCGCATCGGCAGCGAGATCCGCACTCACTACCCCGAGGACGTCGAAGAAGGCATCACGATCACCGCTCAGGAAGCCTGGTCCACACGTCCTGCCTCCAAGATCGAGATCCCCCACTACATCCGCCAGATCGTCGAGCAGATCGCCTTCACCGCACGCGAAGACAAAAAAGTCGACAAGCGCAGCGGCGTCTCTCAGCGGCTCCCCATCAGCACCATGGAGCTGGTCATCTCAAATGCCGAGCGCCGAGCCCTTCTCCACGATGAAACCATCGCAGTCCCACGCGTAGGCGACATCTACACCGCCCTTCCCGGTATCAGCGGCAAGATCGAACTCGAGTACGAGGGCGAGATGCGCGGCGCAGACACGGTCATCCGCGAGATCATCCGCCAGTCCGTCGCCACTGTCTTCGACAAGTACTTCGCGAACACCAACACCCAACAGATCGAGCAGTGGTTCAACCTCGGCGGCACCGTTCAACTCAACGACGAGCAACCCGCCAGCGGCTCCCTCGAAGAGCTCAAACAGATTCAGGGCCTCATCGAAAAACTCTCACCGCTCGAGATCAACTCAAAGTCTAAACCGGAGATCGCCGTAAGCGCCGCTGAGTTTCTTCTCGAAGGAATGTACGCCCACAAGCGCCTCAGCCGCACCGAAGAGCGCGCCTTCAGCGCCGCAGAAAAGAAATCGCGCACCGATCAAGCTTCACAATATGCAGAACGCATGCGCGAACGCGAGATCGACCGCGAAGAAGCCGCCCGTAGCCGCACCCGTCGCGGCTTCAACTAA
- a CDS encoding vWA domain-containing protein: MKRVRYTKFTGDLASSFGLEDLMQALSDFLLDSGFNDPMSRFQEFDGDQTMENLREAIRQALDSGEIFDDEAQEKYEALSEDQVEELIDQIIQKMQEQNFINAEMPEQGQGEQGDGNGEARFEVTDKGMDFLGYKALRELLGPLGKSNLGRHDTRHEAAGVETNGSSKLYEFGDTLNLDITATLSSVFAREGLATAIEGEEHAPLNIYHSDVHVHQSDYQSSCATVVLLDCSHSMILYGEDRFTPAKRVAMALSHLIRTQFPGDTLNLVLFHDTAEEIPVSQLSRVKVGPHYTNTREGLRMAQRILARQNKDMKQIVMITDGKPSALTLPDGRIYKNAFGLDPLVISETLEEVSRCKRANIMINTFMLASDFSLMQFVQQVSAMCRGKAYFTTPQNLGNYLLMDFMSRRMKTVH; encoded by the coding sequence ATGAAGCGCGTCCGATACACAAAGTTCACCGGCGACCTCGCCTCCTCCTTCGGCCTCGAAGACCTCATGCAGGCTCTCTCCGACTTCCTGCTCGACTCTGGCTTCAACGACCCCATGTCGCGCTTCCAGGAGTTCGACGGCGATCAGACCATGGAGAATCTCCGCGAAGCCATTCGCCAGGCTCTCGATTCCGGTGAGATCTTCGACGACGAAGCCCAGGAAAAATACGAAGCGTTATCCGAAGACCAAGTAGAAGAACTCATCGACCAGATCATCCAGAAGATGCAGGAGCAGAACTTCATCAACGCCGAGATGCCCGAACAAGGTCAGGGCGAACAAGGCGACGGCAACGGAGAAGCCCGCTTCGAGGTCACCGACAAGGGCATGGACTTCCTCGGCTACAAAGCCCTCCGCGAACTCCTCGGCCCACTCGGCAAATCCAACCTTGGTCGCCACGACACTCGCCACGAAGCCGCGGGCGTCGAAACCAACGGCAGCAGCAAGCTCTACGAGTTCGGCGACACTCTCAACCTCGACATCACCGCTACCCTCTCCAGCGTCTTCGCCCGCGAGGGTCTAGCCACTGCTATCGAGGGAGAAGAGCACGCTCCACTCAACATCTACCACTCCGACGTCCACGTCCACCAGTCCGACTACCAATCCTCCTGCGCCACCGTCGTCCTGCTCGACTGCTCCCACTCCATGATCCTCTACGGCGAAGATCGTTTCACCCCAGCCAAGCGCGTCGCGATGGCCCTCTCGCATCTCATCCGCACGCAGTTCCCCGGCGACACCCTCAATCTGGTCCTCTTCCACGACACCGCCGAAGAGATTCCCGTCTCGCAACTCTCTCGCGTCAAGGTCGGCCCGCACTACACCAACACTCGCGAAGGCCTCCGCATGGCGCAGCGCATCCTCGCCCGCCAAAACAAGGACATGAAGCAGATCGTCATGATCACCGACGGCAAACCCTCCGCCCTCACTCTCCCCGACGGCCGCATCTACAAGAACGCGTTCGGCCTCGACCCACTCGTCATCTCCGAAACTCTCGAAGAGGTCTCACGCTGCAAGCGCGCCAACATCATGATCAACACTTTCATGCTCGCGAGCGACTTCTCTCTCATGCAGTTCGTCCAGCAGGTCAGCGCCATGTGCCGCGGCAAGGCCTACTTCACCACCCCGCAAAACCTAGGCAACTATCTACTGATGGACTTCATGTCCCGCCGCATGAAGACCGTCCATTAG
- a CDS encoding AsmA-like C-terminal region-containing protein, which translates to MNGTLNDPKAVKRRGVWGWISISLLIAVIVLAVIGEIAVHRAMPILKGRVIETLSTRFNSRVEMDAFSVSVLKGLEVSGDGLRIYPEDEVVAAGAKDPLIALGHFSFHANMLGLFVKPMHVGTVHIAGMVIHIPPREMRQQAPKGQRHLGKIKILVEEIVFDDSSLVIGTIKPDKEPKEFEMSRIVMRNVGPDAPWRYDATLVNAIPKGDIHATGTFGPWNNESPGDSSVSGKYTFDHVDLNTIRGIGGMLSSVGDFSGQLNKIVVDGTTETPNFSLDTANHGVPLHTKFHAIVDGTSGDTYLQPVEARLGGSDFTCKGAIVNVKGKGHIIDLDVNVPSGKIQDFLQLAVKTSPVVMTGALQMKTKLHIRPGPESVSKKIGLKGGYTLRQIHFTNPEVQDKVDMLSLRAQGDPKAAKPGAEDVRSQMVGQFVMADGKLSFSKLNYTLPGADVSLAGEYTLDGERFEFEGKVRTKAKVSQMVASKWKSLLLKPVDPFFKKDGAGAVIPVKVSGTRSAPQFGLDLGHKGKKDKGEQGR; encoded by the coding sequence ATGAATGGAACTTTGAACGACCCGAAGGCTGTGAAGCGCCGAGGCGTGTGGGGCTGGATTTCGATCTCCTTGCTGATTGCAGTGATTGTTCTCGCGGTGATTGGCGAGATTGCGGTGCATCGTGCGATGCCGATTTTGAAGGGCAGAGTGATCGAGACATTGAGCACGCGTTTCAATAGCAGAGTGGAGATGGATGCCTTCTCGGTCTCGGTGCTGAAAGGGCTTGAAGTTTCGGGGGATGGGTTGCGGATCTATCCGGAGGATGAAGTAGTCGCGGCAGGGGCGAAAGATCCCCTGATCGCGCTTGGGCATTTCTCGTTTCATGCGAATATGTTGGGGCTGTTTGTGAAGCCGATGCATGTTGGGACGGTGCATATCGCAGGGATGGTGATACATATTCCGCCGCGGGAGATGCGCCAGCAGGCCCCGAAGGGGCAACGGCATCTGGGCAAGATCAAGATTCTGGTGGAAGAGATAGTGTTTGACGATTCAAGTCTGGTCATTGGAACGATCAAGCCGGACAAGGAGCCGAAGGAGTTCGAGATGAGCCGCATCGTGATGCGGAACGTGGGACCTGATGCACCGTGGAGGTATGACGCAACACTCGTCAACGCGATTCCGAAGGGCGATATTCATGCGACGGGAACCTTTGGGCCGTGGAACAACGAGAGTCCCGGCGATTCGAGTGTGTCGGGGAAGTATACGTTTGATCATGTCGATCTGAATACGATCAGAGGGATCGGCGGGATGTTGTCCTCGGTGGGCGACTTCAGTGGGCAGTTGAACAAGATTGTGGTGGATGGGACTACGGAGACGCCGAATTTTTCGCTGGATACTGCGAACCACGGCGTGCCATTGCATACGAAATTCCATGCGATTGTGGATGGAACGAGCGGGGACACGTATCTGCAGCCGGTGGAGGCGCGGTTGGGTGGATCGGATTTTACGTGCAAAGGAGCGATCGTGAATGTGAAGGGGAAGGGGCACATCATCGATCTGGATGTGAATGTGCCCTCTGGTAAGATTCAGGACTTTTTGCAGCTTGCAGTGAAAACTTCGCCGGTGGTGATGACTGGAGCGCTACAGATGAAGACGAAGCTGCATATCCGACCGGGACCTGAGAGCGTTTCGAAGAAGATCGGATTAAAGGGCGGCTATACGCTGCGGCAGATTCACTTTACGAATCCAGAGGTGCAGGACAAGGTGGATATGCTGAGTCTGCGGGCGCAGGGGGATCCGAAGGCTGCTAAGCCGGGCGCGGAGGATGTGCGCTCGCAGATGGTGGGGCAGTTTGTGATGGCGGATGGAAAGCTCAGTTTTAGCAAGCTGAATTACACGTTGCCGGGAGCTGATGTGTCGCTGGCTGGGGAGTACACGCTGGATGGAGAGCGGTTCGAGTTTGAAGGGAAGGTGAGGACCAAGGCGAAGGTGTCGCAGATGGTGGCTTCGAAGTGGAAGTCGCTTCTGCTGAAGCCGGTGGATCCGTTCTTCAAGAAGGATGGCGCTGGAGCGGTGATTCCTGTGAAAGTAAGTGGGACGAGGTCTGCGCCGCAGTTTGGATTGGACCTCGGGCATAAGGGGAAGAAGGATAAGGGAGAGCAAGGAAGGTAA
- a CDS encoding alpha/beta hydrolase family protein, translating into MPPKPRIVDLVLLLLLLAPSARAVQMHEELIRIPWTQAAPNGLSALLVYADLPGKHPLVVITHGTSRELEPRNNITPWLFLPQARWFARRGFVSLVVIRRGYGSSSGNPDYLGNGRCPQIDYEGAARKSAEDLRIAIDFGSKLPPVDPARVLAVGISTGGMATVALTANAPTNLVAAINFAGGRGSSADHDICNSDSLVAAYRNFGRHSRTPMLWIYADNDKYFWPEIAQQFDAAFRSTGGQDQFLHAPAFGEDGHTLFSHGIPIWSPMVDDFLQAHNLVLLPQPLPEITPPNIPPPAGLSDRGQQAFRGYLTLGPHKAFALSAHHYASSVAQMTADDARKDALKNCNRLAASDKETCSIAFEENSPAN; encoded by the coding sequence GTGCCGCCAAAGCCCCGCATCGTCGATCTCGTGCTTCTGCTCCTCCTGCTGGCGCCTTCCGCACGAGCAGTGCAGATGCACGAAGAGCTCATCCGCATCCCATGGACTCAGGCCGCGCCCAACGGTCTGAGCGCACTTCTCGTCTACGCCGACCTTCCCGGCAAGCATCCTCTCGTCGTCATCACCCACGGAACATCCCGCGAGCTCGAACCGCGCAACAACATCACTCCCTGGCTCTTCCTTCCCCAGGCTCGCTGGTTTGCTCGCCGTGGCTTCGTCTCCCTCGTCGTCATACGTCGTGGCTATGGCTCTTCCAGCGGGAACCCCGACTACCTCGGCAATGGCCGTTGCCCCCAGATTGACTACGAGGGCGCCGCCCGCAAATCCGCCGAAGATCTCCGTATCGCCATCGACTTCGGCAGCAAGCTCCCACCCGTCGACCCCGCCCGCGTTCTCGCCGTCGGCATCTCCACCGGCGGCATGGCCACCGTTGCTCTCACCGCCAACGCTCCCACAAATCTAGTCGCAGCCATCAACTTCGCTGGAGGCCGCGGCTCCAGCGCCGATCACGATATCTGCAATTCCGATAGTCTCGTCGCCGCATATCGCAACTTTGGCCGGCACTCGCGCACACCAATGCTCTGGATCTACGCCGACAACGACAAATACTTCTGGCCTGAGATAGCGCAGCAGTTCGACGCTGCCTTCCGTTCCACCGGTGGGCAGGATCAATTCCTCCACGCTCCGGCCTTTGGCGAAGATGGGCACACCCTCTTCAGCCACGGCATTCCTATCTGGTCCCCCATGGTCGACGACTTCCTCCAAGCCCACAATCTTGTTCTTCTCCCGCAGCCGCTTCCCGAGATCACTCCCCCCAACATTCCACCACCGGCAGGACTCTCCGACCGCGGTCAGCAAGCCTTTCGCGGCTATCTCACCCTCGGCCCACACAAGGCCTTCGCCCTCTCTGCCCATCACTACGCCTCATCGGTAGCACAAATGACCGCAGACGATGCTCGCAAAGACGCTCTCAAAAACTGCAACCGTCTCGCCGCATCGGACAAAGAAACCTGCAGCATCGCCTTCGAAGAGAACTCACCTGCAAATTAA
- a CDS encoding amidohydrolase family protein, with translation MVLRSIFLLITVLIGSFSGLAQIVTTPQAPGRQTPAQQVVVLRNARVIDGTGAAPKEHVSLLLRNGKIEQIGGAEIMAPAGAQVRDLTGKTVLPGLISAHSHLGLIVDDAESSASGYTRENVTAQLKQYERYGVTAILSLGLNRDLVFVLRDEQQAGRLGGASIFTAGRGIGVPEGAPPLPAATDQIFRPASVKEARSDVDEMAAQRVDLIKIWVDKLHGKVPEMSPEIYKAVIDEAHKRHVRVAAHVYSLEDAKQLVADGVDVLAHSVRDQVVDDAFVRSMKPHNVWYVPTFTVDESAYIYAENPAFMKTPFFQQAAGPKLLAKFAAPGYSEKIKQDPQTVQHQKDFEIGQHNLKKLFDAGVSVGFGTDSGALPGRIPGFAEHHELALMVQAGLTPLQAITAATGENAKLLHASDRGTIAVGKRADLLVLDADPLVDIGNTQRIFAVYHDGHNIIDLPARAK, from the coding sequence ATGGTTCTGCGATCGATCTTCCTTCTCATTACGGTCTTGATTGGGAGCTTTTCCGGGCTGGCTCAGATCGTTACGACACCGCAGGCCCCAGGACGGCAGACGCCTGCGCAACAAGTGGTGGTGCTGCGAAACGCGAGGGTTATTGATGGGACTGGCGCGGCTCCGAAGGAGCATGTTTCGCTGCTGCTGCGCAATGGAAAGATCGAACAGATAGGCGGGGCGGAGATAATGGCGCCAGCGGGGGCGCAGGTTCGCGATCTGACAGGAAAGACGGTGTTGCCGGGATTGATCAGCGCGCATTCGCACCTTGGGTTGATTGTGGATGATGCCGAGTCATCCGCGAGCGGATATACGCGTGAGAATGTGACCGCGCAATTGAAGCAGTATGAGCGATATGGGGTGACTGCGATTTTGTCGCTCGGCCTGAATCGCGATCTGGTATTTGTGTTGCGGGATGAGCAGCAGGCGGGAAGGCTGGGTGGGGCTTCTATCTTTACTGCGGGGAGGGGGATTGGAGTGCCTGAAGGGGCGCCGCCGCTGCCTGCGGCGACGGACCAGATCTTTCGTCCGGCGTCGGTGAAAGAGGCGCGGAGCGATGTCGATGAGATGGCCGCGCAGCGGGTGGACCTCATAAAGATCTGGGTGGATAAGCTGCATGGCAAAGTTCCGGAGATGTCGCCGGAGATCTACAAAGCTGTGATCGATGAGGCGCATAAGCGACACGTGCGGGTGGCGGCGCATGTGTATTCGCTGGAGGATGCGAAACAACTGGTCGCCGATGGCGTAGATGTGCTGGCGCATTCGGTGCGGGACCAGGTGGTGGATGATGCGTTTGTGCGATCGATGAAACCGCACAATGTTTGGTATGTGCCGACGTTTACGGTGGATGAGTCGGCGTATATTTACGCTGAAAATCCCGCGTTTATGAAGACGCCTTTCTTTCAACAGGCTGCAGGACCGAAGCTGCTAGCGAAGTTTGCGGCGCCTGGATACTCGGAGAAGATCAAGCAGGATCCGCAGACGGTGCAACATCAGAAAGACTTCGAGATTGGGCAACATAATCTGAAGAAGCTGTTTGATGCGGGAGTCAGTGTTGGGTTTGGAACGGATTCTGGCGCTTTGCCTGGGCGCATTCCTGGGTTCGCTGAGCATCATGAACTTGCGTTGATGGTGCAGGCGGGGCTAACTCCGTTGCAGGCGATTACGGCTGCCACGGGAGAGAATGCGAAGCTGCTGCATGCGAGCGATCGTGGGACGATTGCGGTCGGAAAGCGCGCGGATCTGTTGGTGTTGGATGCTGATCCGCTGGTCGATATCGGAAATACGCAGAGGATCTTTGCGGTGTACCACGATGGACACAACATCATTGATCTTCCGGCGCGGGCGAAGTAG
- a CDS encoding NUDIX hydrolase, giving the protein MRIKTISSREVYRNPWTSVREDVIERANGKRGIYGVVDKDPACIVIPLEVTAEGEFVYLIEQFRYTVGARHWELPQGGWEVAEVEPEDLARGELREETGLMAERMTLLSTLQIAYGVMNQKHYVFLAEGLTMGEPEPDAEESDLVVKRVGVRDFEEMILDGTIVDNCSVAAWGLYRLWRERR; this is encoded by the coding sequence GTGAGGATCAAGACGATTAGCAGCCGGGAGGTATACCGGAATCCCTGGACGAGCGTGCGGGAAGATGTGATTGAACGGGCGAATGGCAAGCGCGGGATCTACGGGGTGGTCGATAAAGATCCGGCTTGCATTGTGATTCCGCTGGAGGTGACTGCGGAGGGAGAGTTTGTCTATTTGATTGAGCAGTTCCGCTATACGGTGGGGGCGCGGCACTGGGAGCTTCCGCAGGGTGGGTGGGAGGTGGCGGAGGTGGAGCCCGAAGATCTGGCCCGAGGAGAGCTACGGGAGGAGACGGGTTTGATGGCGGAGCGGATGACACTGCTGTCGACACTGCAGATTGCGTATGGAGTAATGAATCAGAAGCATTATGTGTTTCTGGCTGAGGGGCTGACGATGGGGGAGCCGGAGCCGGATGCGGAGGAGAGCGATCTGGTGGTCAAGAGGGTCGGAGTGCGAGATTTCGAGGAGATGATTCTGGACGGGACGATCGTGGACAACTGCTCGGTGGCGGCGTGGGGGCTGTACCGGTTGTGGCGGGAGCGACGATAG
- a CDS encoding CocE/NonD family hydrolase, translated as MRLDGRCAVFLFGWMMASAAVLGAQGVQAAERTHAIALPAGQVDEYVGQYRETTEPDVVNSVYRDGNKLFIEGERSPRFELQAGSADHFFAPGLRVVFARDAMGKVSGLTRTLSERGEQDVVWKEERFSDVGVRLNQFREYARSEAMIPVRDGAKLHVVILRPVGSETSGEALPFLMQRTPYGTSWVSSAVVNGSKPELAASGYIFVFGDIRGRYESEGKFVMNRAIVAHTTKDDVDETTDTRDTIDWLLKNVPNNNGKVGVLGVSYPGFLAMSAGIDAHPAVKAVSPQAPMTNVWMGDDFFHNGAFRETYGFDYVQQLEAQKTDARVESKEDTFDFFLHNVNFAGAADAAKMEKLPTAKVFLTQPAYTKFWQDMAVEKHLTKVEVPTLEVGGWWDQEDMWGTQAEYAALKPHDVKGEVFMVLGPWNHGGWGPTTRHLGVLDFGAATGDQYRKTIEAPFFEKYLKGRAGFDLTGVASFRTGVNTWERYEAWPPKQGFKAAKLYLTTDGGLEMTAPPVAGGVGGKIAVNYSANPANPVPYRNRPIQSTYGDGSKWRTWLVEDQRFVSGRKDLVNFSSPVLRKDVTVTGDVVADLFASTTGTDGDFVVKLIDVYPEDAPAPMAGYQLMIVDEIFRGRYQKSFETPEAVTPGKVTEYKWSLHGADHTFLKGHRLMVEVQSSWFPLYDRNPQTFVPNIMTAPKGAYAGQTISIYGSEKYPSHLEFLVPD; from the coding sequence ATGAGACTTGACGGCCGTTGCGCGGTGTTTCTTTTTGGGTGGATGATGGCTTCGGCAGCGGTGCTCGGGGCGCAAGGGGTTCAGGCAGCGGAGAGGACGCATGCGATCGCACTGCCGGCGGGGCAGGTAGACGAGTATGTGGGGCAGTATCGCGAGACGACCGAGCCGGATGTGGTGAACTCGGTATATCGGGACGGCAACAAGTTGTTTATCGAAGGGGAGCGGTCGCCGCGGTTTGAGTTGCAGGCGGGGTCGGCGGATCATTTTTTTGCGCCTGGGCTGCGCGTGGTATTTGCACGGGACGCGATGGGTAAGGTGTCAGGTTTGACGCGCACGTTGAGTGAGCGCGGGGAACAGGACGTTGTGTGGAAGGAGGAGCGCTTCAGCGATGTAGGGGTGCGACTGAATCAGTTTCGCGAGTATGCACGCAGTGAGGCGATGATTCCGGTGCGGGACGGGGCGAAGCTGCATGTGGTGATTCTGCGGCCGGTGGGGTCGGAGACGAGTGGTGAGGCGCTGCCGTTTTTGATGCAGAGGACCCCGTATGGTACCTCCTGGGTTTCGTCGGCTGTAGTAAACGGCAGTAAGCCGGAGTTGGCGGCGAGTGGTTACATCTTTGTGTTCGGCGATATTCGCGGACGGTACGAGTCCGAGGGCAAGTTTGTGATGAACCGCGCGATTGTTGCCCACACGACGAAGGACGATGTGGATGAGACAACGGATACGCGGGACACGATTGACTGGCTGCTGAAGAATGTGCCGAATAACAACGGCAAAGTGGGTGTGCTTGGGGTTTCGTATCCGGGGTTTCTGGCGATGTCAGCGGGGATCGATGCGCATCCGGCGGTGAAGGCGGTTTCGCCGCAGGCTCCGATGACGAATGTGTGGATGGGGGATGACTTCTTTCACAATGGCGCGTTCCGCGAAACGTATGGGTTCGACTATGTGCAACAGTTGGAGGCACAAAAGACGGATGCGCGCGTGGAGAGCAAGGAAGATACCTTTGATTTCTTTCTGCACAATGTGAACTTCGCTGGTGCTGCGGACGCTGCAAAGATGGAGAAACTGCCGACAGCGAAGGTTTTTTTGACGCAACCGGCTTATACGAAGTTCTGGCAGGATATGGCGGTTGAGAAGCATCTGACGAAGGTTGAGGTGCCGACGCTTGAGGTGGGTGGATGGTGGGATCAGGAAGATATGTGGGGGACGCAGGCAGAGTATGCAGCGTTGAAGCCACATGATGTGAAGGGTGAGGTGTTCATGGTGCTGGGGCCATGGAATCACGGTGGGTGGGGGCCAACGACGCGGCATCTCGGAGTTTTGGATTTTGGGGCAGCGACGGGGGACCAATATAGGAAGACGATTGAGGCACCGTTCTTTGAGAAGTATCTGAAAGGTCGGGCGGGATTTGATTTGACCGGTGTGGCTAGCTTCAGGACTGGCGTGAATACGTGGGAGCGTTATGAGGCGTGGCCGCCGAAGCAAGGGTTCAAAGCGGCGAAGCTCTATCTGACGACGGATGGTGGATTAGAGATGACGGCGCCTCCTGTGGCAGGTGGAGTTGGCGGCAAGATTGCAGTTAACTACAGCGCTAATCCCGCGAATCCGGTGCCTTATCGTAATCGGCCAATTCAGTCGACGTATGGGGATGGGTCGAAGTGGCGGACGTGGCTGGTGGAGGATCAGAGGTTTGTGAGCGGGCGAAAGGATTTGGTGAATTTTTCATCTCCTGTGCTCAGGAAGGATGTCACGGTAACGGGGGATGTTGTCGCGGATCTGTTTGCCTCGACGACTGGGACGGATGGGGATTTTGTGGTGAAGCTGATCGATGTTTATCCGGAGGATGCGCCGGCGCCGATGGCGGGCTATCAGCTGATGATTGTAGATGAGATATTTCGTGGGCGATATCAGAAGAGCTTTGAGACGCCAGAAGCTGTGACTCCAGGGAAGGTGACCGAGTACAAGTGGAGCCTGCATGGCGCGGATCATACCTTTTTGAAGGGGCACAGGTTGATGGTGGAGGTGCAGTCTAGTTGGTTTCCGCTGTATGACCGGAATCCACAGACGTTTGTGCCGAACATTATGACGGCTCCTAAGGGAGCTTATGCAGGGCAGACGATTTCGATTTATGGGTCGGAGAAGTATCCGTCGCACCTTGAATTTTTGGTTCCTGACTAG
- a CDS encoding CDGSH iron-sulfur domain-containing protein — MSEEAVKITVRPNGPLRVEGHIVLKDADGKEWDLTGKPAISLCRCGASEKRPFCDGSHNRVGFQCAARPEAVLT; from the coding sequence ATGTCGGAAGAAGCGGTAAAGATTACAGTTCGGCCCAATGGTCCACTGCGGGTCGAAGGACACATTGTTTTGAAGGACGCCGATGGCAAGGAGTGGGATTTGACTGGTAAGCCGGCGATCTCGCTGTGCCGCTGCGGGGCAAGTGAGAAGAGGCCGTTTTGCGACGGCTCGCACAACCGAGTGGGCTTTCAATGTGCGGCCAGGCCTGAAGCAGTTCTCACCTAG